The following are encoded in a window of Lactobacillus acidophilus genomic DNA:
- the ybaK gene encoding Cys-tRNA(Pro) deacylase: MYKGDKYVKEEKQKNKLEKTLVEKILDQHKIKYRQAEFAVSEDKGGVAEMDTSILRDKERFVYKTLVCEGNKTGPLVGVVPITEHLSMKKLAKVSGNKKCEMLPLKKLAKTTGYVHGANTPIGIYHTHHFPIYLDNSMKEQEEIGVSSGKLGRSVFLNPEDLAKVTSAKFADLLE, from the coding sequence ATGTATAAAGGTGATAAATATGTCAAAGAAGAAAAACAAAAAAATAAACTTGAAAAAACATTAGTTGAAAAAATATTAGATCAACATAAAATCAAGTATCGTCAAGCCGAATTTGCTGTCTCCGAAGATAAAGGTGGAGTTGCAGAAATGGACACTTCTATTCTAAGGGACAAAGAACGATTCGTCTATAAAACCTTAGTCTGTGAAGGAAATAAAACAGGTCCTTTAGTAGGCGTTGTACCGATTACAGAGCACTTAAGCATGAAAAAACTAGCCAAAGTATCTGGTAATAAAAAATGCGAAATGCTCCCTTTAAAGAAGTTAGCTAAAACAACAGGCTATGTACATGGGGCCAATACTCCTATTGGAATTTACCATACACATCATTTTCCTATTTATCTGGACAATTCTATGAAAGAACAAGAAGAAATTGGTGTATCAAGTGGTAAACTCGGGCGCAGTGTATTTTTAAACCCTGAGGATCTAGCTAAAGTAACAAGTGCCAAATTTGCCGATCTGCTAGAATAA
- a CDS encoding threonine/serine exporter family protein, which yields MENEQARRLSQKHHMKILWEDFFKSDDDTIAQDATLVEKTSIVGRIGIMLLSCGTGAWRVRDSMDTVARTLGITCSTDIGLVSIEYTCFDVDNESYSQTLSLPSTGVNMTKLNELEKLIRQFEKERGNWTIGQIHKKLREIENQKSAYPSIIAGLSAGLACAGFIFLLGGGLPEVICAFFGAGVGNYVRSIMGKRKITLVAKIAVAVAIACAVYFICFHIGMILFHLDYHHAYGYIGAMLFVIPGFPFITSGLDMSKLDMRSGLERLTYAILVIIIATMAGWAVATILNLHPGSMLRLKIDPGMLTFLRLIASFCGVFGFSIMFNSRPPMAATAAIMGAMANTLRLSLVDYAHMAPALAAFIGALTAGLLASVVRQKVGFPRIAITVPSIVIMVPGLYMYRAVFNFGVTNINIGAFWITEALMIVIALPLGLLAARILTDKKWRHAD from the coding sequence ATGGAAAATGAACAGGCACGTCGATTATCACAAAAACATCATATGAAGATCCTTTGGGAGGATTTTTTTAAAAGTGACGATGATACGATAGCTCAAGATGCTACTTTGGTTGAAAAGACATCTATTGTTGGACGAATAGGAATTATGTTGCTTAGTTGCGGTACTGGTGCATGGAGAGTCCGTGACTCAATGGATACAGTTGCTAGAACGCTTGGTATAACTTGTTCAACAGACATTGGTCTGGTTTCGATTGAATATACTTGCTTTGACGTTGATAATGAATCCTATTCACAAACTTTGTCTTTACCATCTACCGGTGTAAATATGACTAAATTAAATGAATTAGAAAAATTAATTCGTCAATTTGAAAAAGAACGTGGAAATTGGACAATAGGTCAAATCCATAAAAAATTGCGTGAGATTGAAAATCAGAAGTCTGCATATCCGTCTATAATAGCAGGATTAAGCGCAGGACTGGCATGTGCTGGATTTATCTTTTTATTGGGTGGAGGCCTACCCGAGGTTATCTGTGCATTTTTTGGAGCGGGTGTCGGTAACTATGTTCGCTCAATTATGGGAAAACGAAAAATTACATTAGTTGCCAAGATTGCAGTAGCAGTAGCAATAGCATGTGCTGTTTATTTTATTTGTTTTCATATTGGCATGATATTATTTCACTTGGATTATCATCATGCATATGGCTATATCGGTGCTATGCTGTTTGTTATTCCAGGTTTTCCATTTATTACATCTGGTCTAGATATGTCTAAATTAGATATGAGATCGGGACTTGAGCGTTTAACGTATGCAATTTTAGTCATTATTATTGCTACTATGGCTGGCTGGGCTGTAGCAACAATTTTGAATTTACATCCAGGTTCAATGCTAAGATTGAAAATTGATCCCGGTATGTTAACCTTTTTGAGGTTAATTGCAAGCTTTTGTGGAGTATTTGGATTTTCTATTATGTTTAATAGTCGTCCTCCAATGGCAGCAACTGCAGCTATTATGGGGGCGATGGCTAATACTTTGCGCTTAAGTTTAGTTGATTATGCACATATGGCACCTGCTCTTGCAGCATTTATTGGTGCTTTAACCGCGGGGCTGTTAGCAAGTGTTGTTCGCCAAAAAGTGGGATTTCCTAGAATTGCCATTACAGTTCCATCAATTGTAATTATGGTACCAGGGCTTTATATGTATAGAGCTGTCTTTAATTTCGGAGTCACTAATATTAATATTGGTGCTTTTTGGATTACTGAAGCATTGATGATTGTTATTGCTTTGCCATTGGGACTTTTAGCGGCACGTATATTGACTGATAAGAAATGGCGTCATGCTGATTAA
- a CDS encoding aminotransferase class I/II-fold pyridoxal phosphate-dependent enzyme: MPNLSNDLQSIINNRLNNLSASKIRAFDQKVSSIPGIIKLTIGEPDLATPDHVKDAAINDIQANDSHYAPQAGKPELLDAISNYLDRSIGVHYDPESEICVTVGATGALNDVFMTLLNPGDKILVPTPVWALYFQLIKMTGAIPIQIDTKKDGFVLTPEHLRHVLNGRGKGAKAIILTDPSNPTGRVYPEEILKELAKIIKEYKIYSITDEIYAELVYGDAKHHSLSEYIPEHNILISGLSKAYAMTGWRLGYIAGPKQIMKAIRKVNSFLITSVTDNVQMAAVEALNNGQNDPKEARKIYESRLRFMQTGLEKLGFEMATPQGAFYIFAKIPEKYGTDDENFAFELAQKAKVGVTPGRYFGKGGEGYVRLSYASSTEQLRESLQRITNFVDNL, encoded by the coding sequence ATGCCAAACTTATCTAATGATTTACAATCAATTATTAATAATAGACTTAATAATTTGTCTGCTTCTAAAATTCGGGCATTTGATCAAAAAGTATCAAGTATTCCTGGCATCATCAAGCTTACCATTGGCGAACCTGATCTTGCTACACCAGATCACGTCAAAGATGCCGCAATTAATGATATTCAAGCTAATGATTCTCATTATGCCCCACAAGCCGGTAAACCTGAACTTCTGGATGCTATAAGTAATTATCTTGATCGCTCTATTGGAGTTCACTACGATCCAGAAAGTGAAATTTGTGTAACTGTAGGTGCCACTGGTGCATTAAATGATGTTTTCATGACTTTACTCAATCCTGGAGATAAAATCCTAGTACCTACTCCAGTTTGGGCATTATATTTTCAATTAATTAAAATGACTGGTGCAATTCCTATTCAAATTGACACTAAAAAAGATGGTTTTGTTTTAACACCTGAGCATTTACGCCATGTTCTAAATGGACGTGGTAAAGGTGCTAAAGCCATAATTTTAACAGATCCATCTAATCCAACAGGTCGTGTTTATCCTGAAGAAATTTTAAAGGAATTGGCAAAGATAATTAAGGAATATAAAATTTATTCAATTACTGATGAAATTTATGCTGAATTAGTTTATGGGGATGCAAAACATCATTCTTTATCTGAATATATCCCTGAACACAATATTTTAATTTCTGGTTTATCAAAAGCATATGCAATGACCGGTTGGCGATTAGGTTATATTGCTGGACCAAAACAAATTATGAAAGCCATTCGCAAAGTAAATTCTTTCTTAATTACTTCCGTTACAGATAATGTCCAAATGGCTGCAGTTGAAGCTTTAAACAATGGTCAAAATGATCCAAAAGAAGCTAGAAAAATTTACGAAAGTCGTTTACGCTTTATGCAAACCGGGCTTGAAAAGTTAGGTTTTGAAATGGCAACACCCCAGGGTGCTTTCTATATTTTCGCTAAAATTCCTGAAAAATATGGTACCGACGATGAAAACTTTGCTTTTGAACTGGCTCAAAAAGCAAAAGTTGGTGTAACACCCGGTCGTTACTTTGGTAAAGGCGGCGAAGGATACGTAAGACTTTCATATGCTTCATCAACTGAACAACTTCGTGAAAGTTTACAAAGAATTACTAATTTCGTTGATAATCTATAA
- the hisS gene encoding histidine--tRNA ligase: MRVQKPKGTVDILPDQSSSWQKVEETARNFFNRANYREIRTPSFENYEIFSRSSGDSSEIVEKQMYDFNDKGGRHIALRPEGTAGVVRAYVEDKMYAPEVVKPFNVFYMESTFRYERPQAGRQREFHQIGVESFGSSNPLADVQTIMMGHDLLAELGVKNYQLHINTLGNEQVRKDYHDALVNYFTPVKDELSEDSQRRLRDNPLRILDSKDERDKKFLPDAPKIREFLDDDTKNNFESILKMLDQLGIDYVIDDDLVRGLDYYTGVIFEFMVEDKSLWESATTILGGGRYDHLVEEFNGPATPAVGFGIGEERLMLVLEKQNPALFESNSIDFFIANIGEGTAQKAIEITRSLRKQGFEADFDVNQKKLKAQFKKADRDHAKYVITLGEKELENGVLNIKRLSDGKTIDLSLEDINDMSKVMGELKD, from the coding sequence ATGAGAGTTCAAAAACCTAAGGGTACAGTTGATATTTTGCCTGATCAATCTAGTTCATGGCAAAAGGTCGAAGAAACTGCAAGAAATTTCTTCAATCGTGCCAACTATCGTGAAATTCGCACACCAAGTTTTGAAAACTATGAGATTTTCTCACGTTCAAGTGGTGACAGTTCAGAAATCGTTGAAAAACAAATGTATGATTTCAATGATAAGGGCGGTCGTCACATTGCCCTTCGTCCAGAAGGTACAGCTGGTGTTGTACGTGCCTATGTTGAGGATAAGATGTATGCACCTGAAGTTGTAAAACCATTCAATGTATTCTATATGGAATCAACTTTTAGATATGAAAGACCGCAAGCAGGCCGTCAACGTGAATTTCATCAAATTGGTGTAGAAAGTTTTGGCTCAAGTAATCCACTAGCTGATGTTCAAACTATTATGATGGGTCACGATTTACTTGCTGAATTAGGTGTTAAAAACTACCAGCTTCACATTAATACTTTAGGTAATGAGCAAGTACGTAAAGACTATCATGATGCGTTAGTGAACTACTTTACTCCAGTGAAGGATGAATTATCAGAAGATTCCCAAAGAAGATTACGTGATAATCCGCTTCGTATTTTGGATTCTAAAGATGAACGTGATAAGAAGTTCTTGCCAGATGCACCAAAGATCCGTGAATTCTTAGATGATGATACAAAGAATAATTTTGAATCAATTTTGAAGATGCTTGATCAATTAGGTATTGACTATGTAATTGATGATGATTTAGTTCGTGGTCTTGACTATTATACTGGTGTAATTTTTGAATTTATGGTGGAAGATAAGAGCCTGTGGGAATCAGCCACTACTATTTTAGGTGGTGGTCGTTATGATCACTTAGTTGAAGAATTCAACGGCCCGGCAACTCCAGCAGTTGGTTTTGGTATTGGTGAAGAAAGATTAATGCTTGTTTTAGAAAAGCAAAATCCTGCTTTGTTTGAATCAAATAGTATCGACTTTTTCATTGCTAATATTGGTGAAGGTACTGCTCAAAAGGCAATCGAAATTACTAGAAGTTTACGTAAGCAAGGCTTTGAAGCAGACTTTGACGTCAACCAAAAGAAGCTTAAGGCTCAATTTAAAAAAGCAGACCGCGATCATGCTAAGTATGTAATTACTTTAGGTGAAAAGGAACTTGAAAATGGTGTCTTAAATATTAAGCGTTTGTCTGATGGTAAAACAATCGATTTAAGTCTTGAAGATATCAATGATATGAGTAAAGTAATGGGAGAATTAAAGGACTAG
- a CDS encoding sugar-binding transcriptional regulator, which yields MTQLSDEELASIAHDFYLSKLNIAEISEKYDLSRYIITKALEDAEQRGIVKIQITQGIKRNQVLEREFQKRFGLKEAFILQSYEDKDENNEIVVKFAAKEIEMYLQKTHVAGISWGATMRGVINDFNEKNFDNLYLIQLLGHPINSNRRKNPLTQEAAEKLHAHSLTLPGPLYVVNPKIIPALKHEPYFKVIENCYHNLDLLFTGLGTIQSFDVNQFLDENYGPRLFQNIPKDDIAGMILGRPYDINGKFFEGFEQHICGISMEDIMATPIRFCIVRNRFKSDALLGALRSGVITHLVTNDDIANRVLQNSY from the coding sequence GTGACACAATTATCTGATGAAGAACTTGCAAGCATCGCACATGACTTTTATTTAAGCAAGTTAAATATTGCTGAAATCTCCGAGAAGTACGATCTATCACGCTATATTATCACTAAGGCACTGGAAGATGCTGAACAACGCGGAATTGTTAAAATCCAAATTACTCAGGGGATTAAACGTAATCAAGTATTAGAACGTGAATTTCAAAAAAGATTTGGTTTAAAAGAAGCTTTCATTTTGCAAAGCTACGAAGATAAAGATGAAAATAATGAAATTGTAGTTAAATTTGCAGCAAAAGAAATTGAAATGTACTTGCAAAAGACTCATGTAGCCGGAATTAGTTGGGGTGCTACAATGCGTGGGGTTATCAATGATTTCAATGAAAAAAATTTTGACAATTTATACCTTATTCAACTGCTAGGGCATCCAATTAATTCTAATCGTCGTAAAAATCCTTTAACTCAAGAAGCCGCTGAAAAATTACATGCTCATAGTCTGACACTGCCTGGTCCACTTTATGTAGTAAATCCTAAAATTATACCAGCCCTAAAGCATGAGCCTTACTTCAAGGTAATCGAGAATTGTTATCATAATCTAGATTTATTATTCACAGGTCTGGGAACCATTCAATCATTCGATGTTAATCAATTTTTGGATGAAAATTATGGTCCTCGTTTATTCCAGAATATTCCTAAAGATGATATAGCCGGAATGATATTGGGACGTCCTTATGACATAAACGGTAAATTCTTTGAAGGTTTTGAACAACATATTTGTGGTATCTCCATGGAAGATATTATGGCTACCCCTATTCGATTTTGTATTGTTCGCAATCGCTTTAAATCAGATGCCTTATTGGGTGCATTGCGCAGTGGCGTCATTACTCATTTAGTAACCAATGATGATATAGCAAACCGTGTTTTACAAAATAGTTATTAA
- the dtd gene encoding D-aminoacyl-tRNA deacylase: protein MRVVIQRVNHAQVDIDGKTVGNIGKGFLLLVGIKNGDDLSVIKKAADKIAKMRIFEDEEGKTNLSLKDVNGEILSVSQFTLMANTKKGNRPSFVEAMRPPMSKELWEDFNKELENDGFHVETGEFGADMKVSLENDGPFTIVLDL from the coding sequence ATGCGAGTTGTAATCCAAAGAGTTAATCATGCCCAAGTAGATATTGATGGGAAAACGGTTGGTAATATTGGTAAGGGTTTTTTATTACTAGTAGGTATTAAAAATGGGGATGATTTATCAGTAATAAAAAAAGCAGCAGATAAAATTGCTAAAATGCGTATTTTTGAGGATGAAGAAGGAAAAACTAATTTATCTTTGAAAGATGTTAATGGTGAGATTTTAAGCGTTAGTCAATTTACATTGATGGCTAATACTAAAAAAGGAAATCGACCTAGTTTTGTTGAAGCAATGCGTCCACCAATGTCTAAAGAATTATGGGAAGATTTTAATAAAGAATTAGAAAATGATGGCTTTCATGTCGAGACCGGTGAATTTGGTGCCGATATGAAAGTGAGTCTGGAAAATGATGGTCCATTTACCATTGTATTAGATCTTTAG
- the prmA gene encoding 50S ribosomal protein L11 methyltransferase codes for MKLLIIKIDTSYEVEDALGVFATDNLKALGIESRKRSDFEQAGWLHDSTVVEMDDIKDLPKDTYFYAYFDEEADKDELVEKFQAKLEELKSYGLNTGEGKITTSYIEDQDWNTAWQKYYHVIDFSRHLAIVPEWEDYQPAFSDQQLIKLDPGLAFGTGNHKTTQLAMMGIERAMVKPMSVVDVGTGSGILAIAASKLGATNVLATDISDESMTAAKQNSALNNLTNIKVQKTSLLAGVEGKFDIIVANILAEILLDLIPQMDAHLNKDGQVIFSGIDYLQLPKIKKSSDENNFKIDLTMKQGRWIGLAITRKEK; via the coding sequence ATGAAATTATTGATTATTAAAATTGATACTAGTTATGAAGTAGAGGATGCATTAGGCGTTTTTGCAACTGATAATTTAAAAGCGTTAGGCATTGAGTCCAGAAAACGTAGTGATTTTGAACAAGCTGGTTGGTTACATGATTCAACTGTTGTAGAAATGGATGACATTAAAGACTTGCCTAAAGATACTTATTTTTATGCTTACTTTGATGAAGAAGCTGATAAAGATGAGCTTGTAGAGAAATTTCAAGCAAAACTTGAAGAGCTTAAGAGTTATGGTTTAAATACTGGTGAAGGTAAAATTACAACTTCTTATATTGAAGATCAAGATTGGAATACAGCTTGGCAAAAGTATTATCATGTAATAGACTTTTCGCGGCACTTAGCTATTGTTCCTGAATGGGAAGATTATCAACCAGCTTTTAGCGATCAACAACTCATTAAGCTTGATCCAGGTTTAGCATTCGGTACAGGAAATCATAAAACAACTCAATTGGCAATGATGGGAATTGAGCGTGCTATGGTAAAACCAATGAGTGTAGTTGATGTTGGTACTGGCTCTGGTATTTTAGCTATTGCCGCTTCTAAATTAGGTGCAACAAATGTTTTAGCAACTGATATTTCTGATGAATCTATGACTGCTGCTAAGCAAAATTCAGCATTGAATAACCTAACTAATATTAAGGTTCAAAAAACTAGCCTACTTGCAGGCGTAGAAGGTAAATTTGATATTATTGTTGCCAATATTTTAGCTGAAATTTTATTAGATTTAATTCCTCAAATGGATGCCCATTTGAATAAGGATGGACAAGTAATCTTTTCGGGTATCGATTATTTGCAATTACCTAAAATTAAAAAATCATCGGATGAAAACAACTTTAAGATAGATTTGACTATGAAACAAGGACGGTGGATAGGTCTAGCAATTACTAGAAAAGAAAAATAA
- the aspS gene encoding aspartate--tRNA ligase, with protein sequence MEKRTDYCGNITEKYIGQDVNLYGWVQRVRNLGNLVFIDLRDREGLVQIVVNKDSGKDLMEIANSLGNEYVIQVRGKVVKRSEANPDMKTGQVEVDATEIIILNEAKNPPFEIKDGVEISEQTRLKYRYLDLRRPEVQKAIILRSKILRATHEFFDENGFIDIETPILGKSSPEGARDYLVPSRIYPGSFYALPQSPQLFKQLLMGAGFDKYYQLARCFRDEDLRGDRQPEFTQIDMEMSFADEQTIQDYTEGLLKKIMKDVMGIDLKTPIKRMSWTDSMNKYGCDKPDTRYGMLIHDLSSIFKDSDFKVFSGAIADGGFVKGIAVKNGAKEYSRKKIDKKADFIKRFHAKGLAWVKFEDGEFSGPVARFLTDENKEALKKEFDLEGGELVVFVADKWKVVCDSLDHLRREFAKETGIIPKGVYDFVWVVDWPLFEYDEGLGRWVAAHHPFTMPDDEGVKLLTTDPHKAHARSYDIVMNGDEMGGGSIRIHKRSIQEDMFKALGFTKKRAYEQFGYLMDAFDMGFPPHAGLAIGLDRFAMMLAGKDNIRDVLAFPKNASASEPMMHAPAPVADQQLADLGIEVEKQYEDSVKATEERLEKMAAEDAEENSTWDK encoded by the coding sequence ATGGAAAAAAGAACAGATTATTGTGGTAATATCACTGAAAAATATATTGGCCAAGATGTAAATCTTTACGGTTGGGTGCAACGTGTGCGTAACCTCGGTAACTTAGTGTTTATCGATTTACGTGACCGTGAAGGTCTTGTACAAATCGTCGTTAACAAGGATTCTGGTAAGGATTTAATGGAAATCGCTAACTCTCTTGGTAATGAATATGTTATTCAAGTAAGAGGTAAAGTTGTTAAGCGTTCAGAAGCAAACCCAGATATGAAGACTGGTCAAGTTGAAGTTGATGCAACTGAAATTATTATTTTAAATGAGGCAAAGAACCCTCCATTTGAAATTAAAGATGGCGTTGAAATCTCTGAACAAACTAGATTAAAGTATCGTTACCTTGACCTTCGTCGCCCAGAGGTTCAAAAAGCAATTATTTTACGTTCAAAGATTTTGCGTGCTACTCATGAATTCTTCGATGAAAATGGTTTTATTGATATTGAAACCCCAATTTTAGGTAAATCATCCCCAGAAGGTGCACGTGATTACTTAGTACCATCAAGAATTTACCCAGGTAGTTTCTACGCACTTCCACAATCACCACAATTGTTCAAGCAACTTTTAATGGGTGCTGGCTTTGACAAATATTACCAATTGGCACGTTGTTTCCGTGATGAGGACCTTCGTGGTGACCGTCAACCAGAATTTACTCAAATCGATATGGAAATGTCATTTGCCGATGAGCAAACTATCCAAGACTACACTGAAGGTCTTTTGAAGAAAATCATGAAGGACGTTATGGGAATTGACCTTAAGACTCCAATTAAGCGTATGTCATGGACTGACTCAATGAACAAGTATGGTTGTGATAAGCCTGATACTCGTTATGGGATGCTTATTCATGACTTAAGCTCTATCTTTAAAGATAGTGACTTCAAGGTGTTCTCAGGGGCAATTGCTGACGGCGGATTTGTTAAGGGAATTGCTGTTAAGAATGGTGCTAAGGAATATTCACGCAAAAAGATTGATAAGAAGGCTGACTTTATTAAACGCTTCCATGCTAAAGGTTTAGCTTGGGTTAAATTTGAAGATGGTGAATTCTCCGGTCCAGTTGCTCGTTTCTTAACTGATGAAAATAAAGAAGCATTAAAGAAGGAATTTGATCTTGAAGGCGGCGAATTAGTAGTATTTGTTGCTGACAAGTGGAAGGTTGTTTGTGATTCATTAGATCACCTTCGTCGTGAATTTGCTAAAGAAACTGGTATTATTCCTAAAGGTGTTTATGACTTTGTATGGGTTGTTGACTGGCCATTATTCGAATATGATGAAGGTCTTGGCCGCTGGGTAGCAGCTCACCACCCATTCACTATGCCTGACGATGAAGGGGTAAAGCTTTTGACTACTGATCCACATAAGGCACATGCACGTAGTTACGATATTGTTATGAACGGTGATGAAATGGGTGGTGGATCAATTCGTATTCACAAACGCTCAATTCAAGAAGATATGTTCAAGGCATTAGGCTTTACTAAGAAACGTGCTTATGAACAATTTGGTTACTTAATGGATGCCTTTGATATGGGATTCCCACCTCACGCAGGTCTTGCAATTGGTCTTGATAGATTTGCAATGATGCTTGCTGGTAAGGACAATATTCGTGACGTATTGGCATTCCCTAAAAATGCAAGTGCTTCAGAACCAATGATGCACGCTCCAGCTCCAGTAGCAGATCAACAATTAGCTGATCTAGGTATTGAAGTTGAAAAGCAATACGAAGATAGTGTAAAGGCTACTGAAGAACGTCTTGAAAAGATGGCTGCAGAAGATGCAGAAGAAAATTCAACTTGGGATAAATAA
- a CDS encoding RelA/SpoT family protein: MSKYVEMTHDQVIDTCKKYMNEDQVAFVERAYEFANKAHAGQKRASGQPYIIHPTQVAGTLANLGLDPDTIAAGFLHDTVEDTPVTNDELKEKFGEDVAFIVDGVTKLNKYEYNSHQEFLAENHRKMLIAMAKDLRVIMVKLADRLHNMHTLQHLRPDKQRRIASETMDIYAPLADRLGIGTIKWELEDMSFHYLNPEAYYRIVNLMDVKRSQREKYISDTIKTLKKTLDELGIKYDIYGRPKHIYSIYKKMVNKHKDFDEIYDLLAVRVIVKNVRDCYAVLGAVHTEWKPMPGRFKDYIAMPKVNGYQSLHTTIIGPGGRPLEIQIRTEQMHEVAEYGVAAHWAYKRGNFNGVEATSSGEKLDMVREILELKDETKDAGEFMKSVKSDIFSDRVYVFTPKGEVYELPKGSVTLDFAYAIHTQVGSHAVGARVNNKLVPLDYKLRNGDVIEIMTQTNAAPSRDWADMVKTSRARNKIRRYFRGQDREESIEHGEQMVANTIRDEGLVPKDFMDKEHIEKLLEHFNYNTSEELYAAVGFGDLSAQAVVNRLTIDLRREDEKQKQKELEEKILNSGQQAIKEEQPKKNSNSVMKVKHKNGVMIQGVSDLMLHLAKCCNPVPGDEIIGYVTKGRGVTIHRTDCRNITKEAEEQGRLIDVEWENVEENNVQSFNANIEVFGYNRSNLLSDVINKLNSLTKNINNISGKVNDDNIAHIYVTVAVRNAKQLDEILSKLRDIPDVYETKRSDN, translated from the coding sequence ATGTCTAAATATGTTGAAATGACGCATGATCAAGTAATTGATACTTGTAAAAAGTATATGAATGAAGATCAAGTTGCCTTTGTTGAAAGAGCATATGAATTTGCTAATAAAGCTCATGCTGGACAAAAGCGGGCATCCGGACAACCTTATATTATTCACCCAACTCAAGTTGCTGGTACATTAGCCAATTTAGGACTTGATCCAGATACGATTGCCGCTGGTTTTTTACATGATACCGTAGAAGATACGCCAGTAACTAATGATGAATTAAAAGAAAAATTTGGTGAGGATGTTGCTTTCATCGTCGATGGTGTAACTAAGCTAAATAAGTATGAATATAATTCTCACCAAGAATTTTTAGCTGAAAATCACCGTAAAATGTTGATTGCAATGGCTAAAGATTTACGAGTTATTATGGTTAAATTAGCTGACCGTTTGCATAATATGCATACTTTACAACATTTGCGTCCTGATAAGCAAAGACGAATTGCTTCAGAAACGATGGATATTTATGCACCATTAGCTGATCGTTTAGGTATCGGAACAATTAAGTGGGAATTAGAAGATATGAGTTTCCACTACTTAAATCCTGAAGCATATTACCGTATTGTTAACTTAATGGATGTCAAAAGAAGTCAACGTGAGAAATATATTTCTGATACTATTAAGACTTTGAAGAAAACACTTGATGAGTTGGGAATTAAATACGATATTTATGGTCGACCAAAGCATATTTATTCTATCTATAAAAAGATGGTAAATAAGCATAAGGACTTTGATGAAATTTATGATTTGCTTGCAGTTCGTGTAATTGTTAAAAACGTTCGTGATTGTTATGCTGTTTTGGGTGCTGTTCATACTGAATGGAAACCAATGCCAGGTAGATTTAAAGATTATATTGCGATGCCTAAGGTCAACGGATATCAATCACTTCATACTACGATTATTGGACCAGGTGGTCGTCCACTTGAAATTCAGATTAGGACCGAGCAAATGCATGAAGTTGCTGAATACGGTGTTGCTGCTCACTGGGCATATAAGCGTGGTAATTTCAATGGGGTTGAAGCAACGTCGTCAGGTGAAAAGCTGGATATGGTTCGTGAAATTCTAGAATTAAAGGATGAGACTAAGGACGCCGGCGAGTTCATGAAGTCAGTTAAAAGTGATATCTTTTCTGATCGTGTGTATGTCTTTACTCCAAAAGGTGAGGTATATGAATTGCCTAAGGGATCAGTTACATTAGATTTTGCTTATGCAATTCATACTCAAGTAGGTAGTCATGCCGTTGGTGCTAGAGTAAATAATAAATTAGTACCACTTGATTATAAATTAAGAAATGGCGATGTAATTGAGATTATGACGCAGACCAATGCGGCTCCATCACGTGATTGGGCGGATATGGTTAAGACGTCAAGAGCTCGTAACAAGATTCGTCGTTACTTTAGAGGTCAAGACCGTGAAGAAAGTATCGAGCATGGTGAGCAAATGGTGGCTAATACCATTCGTGATGAAGGACTCGTGCCGAAAGACTTCATGGATAAAGAGCATATTGAAAAATTACTTGAACATTTTAATTACAATACTTCTGAAGAGTTATACGCAGCAGTAGGTTTTGGTGATCTGTCAGCACAAGCGGTTGTTAATAGATTAACAATTGATTTGCGTCGTGAAGATGAAAAACAAAAGCAAAAAGAACTAGAAGAAAAGATTTTGAATTCTGGTCAGCAGGCAATTAAAGAAGAACAACCTAAGAAAAATTCAAATTCTGTCATGAAAGTTAAGCATAAGAATGGAGTAATGATTCAAGGCGTTAGTGATTTAATGCTCCATTTAGCTAAATGTTGTAATCCGGTTCCTGGAGATGAAATTATTGGTTACGTCACTAAAGGACGTGGAGTGACTATTCACCGAACAGATTGTAGAAATATAACTAAGGAAGCGGAAGAACAAGGTCGATTGATTGATGTTGAATGGGAGAACGTTGAAGAAAACAATGTTCAATCATTTAATGCAAATATTGAGGTCTTTGGCTATAATCGTTCTAATTTGCTTAGCGATGTAATCAATAAATTGAACTCATTAACTAAAAATATTAATAATATTTCTGGTAAAGTTAATGATGATAACATTGCGCATATTTATGTGACTGTTGCTGTTAGAAATGCAAAGCAACTTGATGAAATTTTAAGCAAATTGCGTGATATTCCTGATGTATATGAAACAAAGAGGTCAGACAATTAA